The following coding sequences are from one Granulicella arctica window:
- the atzF gene encoding allophanate hydrolase, whose protein sequence is MTGFKSASVKTQKKSACTLAEWQDALRCGEIAPSNLLQSLALREDDPAWITRLDAARLQSQLDELALLLKRVDGDISRLSLYGIPFAVKDNIDVAGWPTTAGCPEFAYIAQSDATTVKRLREAGAIVVGKTNLDQFATGLVGTRSPYGAVPNSFHPEYISGGSSSGSASVVARGIVPFALGTDTAGSGRVPAGMNNIVGLKPTRGWLPTTGVVPACRTLDCVSVLALTVQDAEYIADIAAGFDNRDAYSRVRSKSAPIGFPARPRFGVPQSPEFFGDTEAADAYARALAIAQEMGAEIVPLDFALFSELASLLYEGPWVAERFSAVQSLWERNPDAIHPVVRSIVERATGFSAMDTFNAEYRRAELSMLVDAVMANVDALFVPTSPTIFTIDQVLADPLVLNSRLGIHTNFANFADMCALAVPAGMRSDGLPAGITLLARAWHDKALAKFGRRWQSYVSTREGYDKLGATGRSYSASKENVPPPASNTIRVAVVGAHLSGMPLNHQLTSRGAAFVEATSTTNEYRLYALANSTPRKPGLVRVAPKEQGSSIAVELWDVPVGNFGSFTAEVPSPLGIGNLSLIDGRTVKGFICEPFGLTGAEDITSFGGWAAYLASL, encoded by the coding sequence TGCGCGCTTGCAGTCCCAGCTTGATGAGCTTGCGCTGCTTCTAAAGCGTGTCGATGGTGACATCTCGCGGTTGTCGCTTTACGGCATACCCTTCGCCGTCAAAGACAACATCGATGTTGCGGGATGGCCGACAACTGCTGGCTGTCCTGAGTTCGCATACATCGCTCAGTCCGATGCCACGACGGTGAAGCGCCTTAGAGAGGCCGGTGCAATCGTCGTCGGCAAGACCAACCTCGATCAGTTCGCAACCGGTCTGGTCGGTACGCGCTCTCCATACGGGGCTGTACCCAATAGCTTCCACCCCGAGTACATCAGCGGTGGCTCCAGCTCTGGCTCTGCCTCCGTTGTCGCTCGCGGAATCGTTCCGTTTGCCTTGGGTACGGACACAGCCGGCTCCGGCCGTGTTCCCGCCGGAATGAACAATATCGTAGGTCTGAAGCCGACACGCGGCTGGCTACCCACCACCGGTGTCGTACCCGCCTGCCGCACTCTGGACTGCGTCTCCGTCTTAGCGCTCACGGTTCAAGATGCCGAATACATCGCAGACATAGCCGCGGGTTTCGACAACCGCGATGCGTATTCTCGAGTCCGATCAAAGTCCGCACCTATAGGATTTCCCGCAAGGCCACGCTTCGGTGTTCCACAATCACCGGAGTTTTTCGGCGACACCGAAGCAGCCGACGCCTACGCTAGAGCGCTTGCAATCGCGCAAGAAATGGGCGCAGAGATCGTTCCACTTGACTTCGCTCTCTTCTCGGAACTCGCATCGTTGCTCTATGAAGGCCCATGGGTGGCCGAGCGCTTCTCCGCTGTTCAGTCACTGTGGGAACGCAATCCCGATGCCATTCATCCCGTGGTGCGGAGCATCGTAGAGCGCGCCACTGGCTTCTCCGCGATGGACACCTTCAACGCCGAATACCGCCGCGCCGAGCTGAGCATGTTGGTCGATGCCGTGATGGCGAATGTCGATGCGCTTTTTGTCCCGACTTCGCCAACGATCTTCACCATCGATCAGGTTCTCGCGGATCCACTCGTCCTGAACTCGCGCCTGGGCATTCATACTAACTTCGCCAACTTCGCTGATATGTGCGCCCTGGCTGTTCCCGCGGGTATGCGCAGCGATGGTCTACCTGCTGGAATTACGTTGCTGGCACGTGCATGGCATGACAAAGCTCTCGCGAAGTTCGGCAGACGATGGCAGTCGTACGTCAGCACTCGTGAAGGCTATGACAAGCTCGGCGCTACTGGACGCAGCTATAGCGCCTCGAAAGAGAATGTTCCTCCTCCGGCAAGTAACACGATCCGTGTAGCCGTCGTCGGCGCGCATCTAAGCGGAATGCCTTTGAATCATCAGCTAACCTCTCGTGGCGCTGCCTTTGTCGAGGCAACCTCGACGACTAACGAATATCGCCTCTACGCGTTGGCCAACAGCACCCCGCGCAAGCCGGGCCTGGTGCGCGTCGCACCGAAGGAACAAGGCAGTTCCATCGCAGTCGAGCTCTGGGATGTCCCTGTCGGCAACTTCGGCTCGTTCACCGCTGAAGTTCCATCTCCGCTCGGTATCGGCAACCTTTCCTTGATCGATGGCCGCACCGTGAAGGGCTTCATCTGCGAGCCCTTCGGACTCACCGGCGCCGAAGACATCACCTCATTCGGTGGCTGGGCCGCATACTTAGCTAGTCTGTAA